The DNA region CAGGGGACCAGCGGCGGCGCGATCTCCTCCAGCGCCTTGCGCTCGGCGTCCACGCCCCAGCGCCAGGCCACGGCCGCGGCGCCGATGACCAGCGCGGCGCCGAAGGCATAGCCGGCGAAGACCTGCCCCCGGCTGCCGCTGTCGACCAGGGCGCCGAAGATCGCCGGCGCCGCGAAGCCGCCGATGCCGGTGCCCACCGCGTAGAACAGCGAGATGGCCAGCGCCCGCATCTCGAGCGGGAACACCTCGCTGGCGGTGAGGTAGGCCGCGCTGGCGGCGGCCGAGGCGAAGAAGAACACCAGCGACCAGGCCAGGGTCTGGCTCACGGCGCCCAGCAGGTCGGCCCAGAAGGCCAGCCCGGTCCCCAGCAGGCCGACGCCGGCCAGCGCGTAGCTGATGCCGATCATGCGGCGCCGGCCGACCTGGTCGAACGCCGGGCCCAGCACCAGCGGCCCGAGCACGTTGCCGAGCGCGAACGGCAGGATGAACAGCCCCACCCGGGCCGGGTCGACGCCGTGGAAGCGGGTGAGCACGAGCGCGTAGGTGAAGAAGATGGCGTTGTAGAAGAAGGCCTGCGAGACCATCAGCGCCAGCACCACCAGGCTGCGCTGCCGGTAGCGCCCTGCCAGCACCCGCGCCACGTCGCGCAGGCTGGGCAGCGGGCGGCGCCCGGCCGCGTCGCGGGCGAGCGACGTGGCCGGGCTGCGCACGCCGGCGGCCGCCTCGATGCCGGCCATCACCCGCTCGGCTTCCTCGACCCGGCCATGTGCGAGCAACCAGCGCGGGCTCTCGGGCACGTGCCGGCGCACCAGCAGGATGGCCACCGCGAGCACGGCGCCGACCAGGAAGCCGGCCCGCCAGCCATCCTGCGGGCCCAGCACCCGGACATCGAGCAGCACCAGGCTCAGCACGGCCCCCAGCGCGGCACCGAGCCAGAAGCTGCCGTTGATGGCGAGGTTGACGCGCCCGCGCACCCGGGCCGGGATCAGTTCGTCGATGGCGGAATTGATGGCGGCGTACTCGCCGCCGATGCCGATGC from Ramlibacter pinisoli includes:
- a CDS encoding MFS transporter gives rise to the protein MEPASLPERLDRLPWSRWHWRVVLALGIAWVLDGLEVTLVGSVGGVLERPDTLGLSAAQVGWAGSVYVAGAVLGALAFGRMADRLGRKRLFLLTLLVYMGATVATAFCTGFAGFALCRFVTGIGIGGEYAAINSAIDELIPARVRGRVNLAINGSFWLGAALGAVLSLVLLDVRVLGPQDGWRAGFLVGAVLAVAILLVRRHVPESPRWLLAHGRVEEAERVMAGIEAAAGVRSPATSLARDAAGRRPLPSLRDVARVLAGRYRQRSLVVLALMVSQAFFYNAIFFTYALVLTRFHGVDPARVGLFILPFALGNVLGPLVLGPAFDQVGRRRMIGISYALAGVGLLGTGLAFWADLLGAVSQTLAWSLVFFFASAAASAAYLTASEVFPLEMRALAISLFYAVGTGIGGFAAPAIFGALVDSGSRGQVFAGYAFGAALVIGAAAVAWRWGVDAERKALEEIAPPLVP